A DNA window from bacterium contains the following coding sequences:
- a CDS encoding FlgD immunoglobulin-like domain containing protein, which translates to MNPKFITIFAALTSLLLITAFAWAAAPTAKITVDALSSVDVEGSTMMTSSGLKVIGVGETWYLIGSASSGTVTKYVWTLKTKPAASNAALSATNTAKVELVPDAIGQYEVVLSVTTADGTGETTVVLTAAKWCGVGGQWGFGVDVAGGQCTYCHYENTNQWNKTKHFVGLSDNIDTPGHFASYCLSCHVTGYNAAPTAVNNGFDDIAAELGWVFPAPLQAGNWASLIANYPRLAQMSNVQCEVCHGPGSQHVGKKSAIDMSLNEGTCGRCHEEPPYNVKNIQWAKSGHARVMENYSTRATCDQCHSGWAFIRRVDPKTTSLDGRPTNGFGQQSCAVCHDPHSGTYEGQIRTMADVTLGDGSVVTYGGTGKLCMACHHGRQNAEVYSANPANISTHFGPHGSAQADMINASNGIHYGLPVAKTGHILTTEDACVTCHMATAGNPGDHNHTFSMVDDKGTENTADDVDKVFVCQPCHGDIKSFDDIPAAQDYDDDGTLESATAEIEGLMEELAEILPPTGSDVVLTKADYDWTGQPVQIAEYRKLLLKAAFNYYFVEEDLSGGIHNTAYAATLLRRSIASLKYGDIGSGVIRSISDVPHDQGKQVRVIWSKFPADGPGDMPIRNYNVWRRVDAPAAGITLAAAPRLYRSFDEVPATLTSEVRVKFQEDLYDFVASVPAAALPQYSVVAPTLYDSTKTGGQHWSVFVVTGQTDLPYWYSASAPDSGYSVDNLEPMVPMNLRADVSSSGVSLTWDEPVDADFKFFTLYRGETASFDPDAVQPLAKLTTHAFVDGSALNKKTYYYKLAATDFSGNRSAFASVMLNVTAVDINASLPTEFALEQNYPNPFNPSTMISFGLPAQQRIALKIYDMRGQLVRTLASGAFAAGTHQLSWDGRNDSGDVASAGTYIYRLESEGQTLTRKMIFLK; encoded by the coding sequence ATGAATCCGAAATTCATCACCATCTTTGCTGCCCTCACCAGTCTTCTGCTCATCACGGCCTTCGCCTGGGCGGCGGCTCCGACGGCCAAGATCACCGTGGACGCCCTGAGTTCCGTCGATGTCGAAGGCAGCACCATGATGACCTCGAGCGGCCTCAAGGTCATCGGTGTCGGCGAAACCTGGTATCTGATCGGTTCCGCTTCCTCCGGCACGGTGACCAAATATGTCTGGACACTCAAGACGAAGCCGGCCGCCTCGAACGCAGCCCTTTCTGCTACCAACACGGCCAAGGTCGAGCTGGTTCCCGACGCAATCGGCCAGTATGAAGTGGTCCTGTCGGTCACCACCGCCGACGGCACCGGTGAAACCACCGTTGTCCTCACCGCGGCAAAGTGGTGCGGTGTCGGCGGCCAGTGGGGATTTGGTGTCGATGTCGCCGGCGGCCAGTGCACCTATTGCCACTACGAGAACACCAACCAGTGGAACAAGACCAAACACTTTGTCGGCCTGAGCGACAACATCGACACGCCGGGCCATTTCGCCAGCTATTGTCTTTCCTGCCATGTAACCGGCTACAACGCCGCGCCGACTGCGGTCAACAACGGCTTTGATGACATCGCGGCTGAGCTCGGCTGGGTTTTTCCGGCCCCACTGCAGGCGGGCAATTGGGCCAGCCTGATCGCCAATTATCCGCGCCTGGCCCAGATGTCCAATGTCCAGTGCGAGGTTTGCCATGGCCCTGGCAGCCAGCATGTCGGCAAAAAGAGCGCGATCGACATGAGCCTGAATGAGGGCACCTGCGGCCGCTGCCATGAGGAGCCGCCCTACAACGTCAAGAACATCCAGTGGGCCAAATCGGGACACGCCAGAGTGATGGAGAACTACTCCACACGCGCCACCTGCGACCAGTGCCACTCGGGCTGGGCTTTCATCCGCCGCGTCGACCCCAAGACCACGAGCCTTGATGGCCGCCCGACCAACGGCTTTGGCCAGCAGTCCTGCGCGGTCTGCCACGATCCGCATTCCGGCACCTATGAAGGCCAGATCCGTACCATGGCCGATGTCACCCTCGGCGATGGCAGCGTGGTCACCTATGGCGGCACCGGCAAACTCTGCATGGCCTGCCATCACGGCCGTCAGAATGCCGAAGTCTACTCCGCCAATCCGGCCAACATCTCGACGCATTTCGGCCCACACGGCAGCGCTCAGGCGGATATGATCAATGCCAGCAACGGCATTCACTATGGCCTGCCGGTCGCCAAGACCGGCCATATCCTCACCACGGAAGACGCCTGCGTCACCTGCCACATGGCGACCGCAGGCAACCCTGGCGACCACAATCACACCTTCTCCATGGTCGACGACAAGGGCACTGAAAATACCGCCGACGATGTCGACAAGGTCTTCGTCTGTCAGCCCTGCCATGGCGACATCAAATCGTTCGACGATATCCCCGCAGCCCAGGATTATGATGACGACGGCACCCTGGAAAGCGCGACCGCCGAGATCGAGGGTCTGATGGAGGAACTGGCCGAAATTCTGCCCCCCACCGGCTCGGACGTGGTCCTCACCAAGGCTGATTATGACTGGACGGGACAACCCGTTCAAATCGCCGAATACCGCAAACTGCTGCTCAAAGCCGCCTTTAACTATTACTTTGTCGAGGAAGATCTCAGCGGCGGCATCCACAACACGGCCTATGCAGCCACCCTGCTGCGCCGCTCGATCGCCTCGCTCAAGTATGGCGATATCGGCTCCGGTGTGATCCGCAGCATCAGCGATGTGCCGCATGACCAGGGCAAGCAGGTGCGGGTGATCTGGAGCAAATTCCCGGCGGACGGTCCCGGAGACATGCCGATCCGGAACTACAATGTCTGGCGCCGCGTCGATGCGCCCGCAGCGGGCATCACGCTGGCGGCCGCACCCAGGCTTTACCGCTCCTTCGACGAGGTACCGGCGACTCTGACCTCCGAGGTTCGCGTCAAGTTCCAAGAGGATCTCTATGACTTTGTCGCGTCGGTTCCGGCTGCCGCGCTGCCACAGTACAGCGTCGTGGCCCCGACCCTCTATGATTCGACCAAAACCGGTGGTCAGCACTGGTCGGTTTTCGTCGTCACCGGCCAGACCGACCTGCCCTACTGGTACAGTGCCTCCGCGCCCGACAGCGGTTATTCGGTTGACAATCTGGAACCCATGGTGCCGATGAACCTGCGCGCTGACGTTTCCAGCTCCGGTGTCTCCCTCACCTGGGATGAACCGGTGGACGCCGATTTCAAGTTCTTCACCCTCTACCGCGGCGAAACCGCCTCCTTCGATCCGGATGCGGTTCAGCCTTTGGCCAAACTGACGACCCATGCTTTCGTCGACGGCTCGGCCCTGAACAAGAAGACCTATTACTACAAACTGGCGGCGACCGATTTCTCGGGCAACCGCAGCGCTTTCGCCAGCGTGATGCTCAACGTCACGGCCGTCGATATCAACGCCAGCCTGCCGACCGAATTCGCACTGGAACAGAACTATCCGAACCCGTTCAATCCCAGCACGATGATCTCCTTCGGCCTGCCGGCACAGCAGCGCATTGCTCTCAAGATCTACGACATGCGCGGCCAGCTGGTGCGCACCCTGGCCAGCGGCGCCTTCGCGGCTGGCACCCATCAGTTGAGTTGGGACGGCCGCAACGACAGTGGCGATGTCGCCAGCGCCGGCACCTATATCTATCGCCTCGAAAGCGAGGGACAGACCCTCACCAGAAAGATGATCTTCCTGAAATAG
- a CDS encoding fused MFS/spermidine synthase, with the protein MARFLLYLVVSVAGAAVLAIELLGTRVLAPFYGSSLYLWAALITVTLLSLSLGYYLGGRWADRGAALERLAALPAGAGLWLMLVPLLKQPVLLRLQPLGLRAAALLAATLLFAPSLTLLGMVTPYALKLKTHQLEQLGRTAGSLSALSTVASVFSALLTGYWLIPAAGINRMTWGIAWLLLITAAAVLLGGRRNLKGAGLVLILGLALTLMASGLQTRPGVGVLTVQQSPFGEIRVVERNGTRFLLIDGAIHTATEARTLATEMPYVAAFDLVRNFYDRTGEMLLIGLGGGSVAKNWSAKEWQVDAVEIDPVVAEMAGRFFGLEGGEARIHLADGRQFLRSSSRTYDVILLDAFGSSSIPFHLTTLEVFQLIRSHLSPEGVLAVNVECVGWQDPLVQSLALTLKRVFETVLALPCAEPPNALGNVLLLAANRALEFPEDWLGNPGDFLDDDYQRWCAVQRNHAWDNRYTPATEQARLLTDDHNPSDLWAERINRAARHRLAELFPAPSLAW; encoded by the coding sequence ATGGCCCGATTTCTCCTTTACCTCGTCGTCTCGGTGGCGGGCGCTGCGGTGCTCGCCATCGAACTGCTGGGCACGCGGGTGCTCGCTCCTTTCTACGGCTCCAGCCTCTACCTCTGGGCGGCTCTGATCACTGTAACCCTGCTCTCCCTGAGCCTCGGGTACTATCTCGGCGGCCGCTGGGCGGACCGCGGTGCCGCTCTGGAGCGGCTCGCAGCGCTTCCGGCCGGCGCCGGCCTCTGGCTGATGCTGGTTCCCCTGCTCAAACAACCCGTGCTGCTTCGCTTGCAGCCCCTCGGGCTCCGCGCCGCCGCACTCCTGGCGGCCACCCTGCTCTTCGCGCCCTCGCTCACCCTGCTGGGCATGGTGACCCCTTACGCCCTTAAACTGAAAACCCACCAGCTGGAGCAGCTGGGCCGCACCGCCGGATCGCTTTCCGCACTCTCCACCGTGGCCAGCGTCTTCTCCGCCCTTCTCACCGGATACTGGCTGATCCCGGCAGCCGGCATTAACCGGATGACCTGGGGCATCGCCTGGCTGCTGCTGATCACTGCGGCGGCGGTCCTGCTCGGTGGGCGCCGCAATCTCAAGGGGGCCGGCCTAGTCCTAATCCTCGGCCTTGCTCTCACCCTGATGGCTTCAGGCCTGCAGACCAGACCGGGGGTCGGGGTGCTCACCGTACAGCAGAGTCCCTTCGGCGAGATTCGTGTGGTGGAGCGGAACGGCACCCGCTTCCTACTCATCGACGGGGCGATCCATACGGCTACGGAGGCGCGCACCCTGGCGACGGAAATGCCCTATGTGGCCGCCTTCGACCTGGTGCGCAACTTTTATGACCGGACCGGGGAGATGCTGCTGATAGGATTGGGCGGGGGATCGGTCGCGAAAAACTGGTCGGCGAAGGAATGGCAGGTCGATGCGGTCGAGATCGATCCGGTCGTGGCGGAGATGGCCGGCCGTTTTTTCGGCCTGGAAGGCGGCGAGGCGAGGATTCATCTGGCCGACGGCCGGCAGTTCCTGCGTTCAAGTTCCCGGACCTATGATGTCATCCTCCTGGATGCCTTCGGCTCGAGTTCCATCCCCTTTCATCTCACCACCCTCGAAGTCTTCCAACTGATACGGTCGCATCTGTCGCCCGAGGGGGTCCTGGCGGTCAATGTCGAATGCGTCGGTTGGCAGGATCCCCTGGTGCAGAGCCTGGCGCTGACCCTCAAGCGCGTTTTCGAAACAGTCCTTGCTCTGCCCTGCGCCGAGCCGCCGAACGCCCTCGGCAATGTGCTGCTTCTGGCCGCTAACCGGGCACTGGAGTTTCCCGAAGATTGGCTGGGGAATCCCGGCGATTTCCTCGATGACGACTACCAACGCTGGTGCGCCGTCCAGCGCAACCACGCCTGGGACAACCGCTACACCCCCGCAACGGAACAGGCGCGCCTGCTCACTGACGACCACAATCCTTCCGACCTCTGGGCTGAGCGCATTAACCGTGCCGCACGGCACCGGCTCGCCGAGCTCTTCCCTGCCCCCTCCCTCGCCTGGTAA
- a CDS encoding cytochrome c3 family protein: MKRMFSLTALSALVLLQTLTAEAQKSELKFSHKLHSESVGAACTDCHTAVAESLQPSDDLLPNMESCYTCHDREAECSLCHSDVDHAKPEPRTSGYIAKFPHAKHISDKVTCTTCHTGVAASETVGAKHLPKMSTCSGCHDDLAKPGYCYDCHAKGEKLAPASHSLDWPKAHGIRMQTEKDECKQCHTDDQCLICHKRGNLDRKAHPLNFIHNHGLMARGNKEQCLTCHDDQSYCVTCHQSQMVMPRSHASAAWSNPATGGTHARAARADMDGCTVCHAESASEPICIQCHASK, translated from the coding sequence ATGAAAAGAATGTTCAGCCTTACCGCGCTTTCTGCCCTGGTCCTCCTCCAGACCCTGACCGCGGAGGCGCAGAAATCGGAACTCAAGTTTTCGCACAAACTGCATAGCGAGAGCGTCGGCGCGGCCTGCACAGACTGCCACACCGCCGTCGCCGAGAGCCTCCAGCCGTCCGACGATCTCCTGCCCAATATGGAGAGCTGCTATACCTGTCACGACCGCGAAGCCGAATGCAGCCTCTGCCACAGCGATGTCGACCATGCCAAACCCGAGCCGCGCACCAGCGGCTATATTGCCAAATTTCCCCATGCCAAACACATCTCGGACAAGGTGACCTGCACCACCTGCCATACCGGCGTCGCCGCCAGCGAGACCGTCGGAGCAAAGCATCTGCCCAAGATGAGCACCTGCTCCGGCTGTCATGACGACCTCGCCAAACCGGGGTACTGTTATGACTGCCATGCCAAGGGGGAAAAGCTGGCGCCCGCTTCCCACTCACTCGACTGGCCCAAAGCCCATGGCATTCGGATGCAGACCGAAAAAGACGAATGCAAGCAGTGCCACACCGACGATCAATGCTTGATTTGTCACAAACGGGGGAATCTCGACCGCAAAGCTCATCCCCTCAATTTCATCCACAATCACGGCTTGATGGCGCGGGGTAACAAGGAACAATGCCTGACTTGCCATGACGACCAGAGCTACTGTGTCACCTGCCATCAGAGCCAGATGGTGATGCCGCGCTCGCATGCCAGCGCCGCCTGGTCCAATCCCGCCACCGGCGGGACGCATGCACGCGCCGCCCGCGCCGACATGGATGGCTGCACTGTGTGCCATGCCGAATCGGCCAGCGAGCCGATCTGCATCCAGTGCCACGCATCCAAATAA
- a CDS encoding cyclase family protein: MRSVFPFRILDLSHPFAADMPVWPGDPPVWITPTAGYEREGYLLNALSCGEHSGTHCGAPCHFVTGGTSMDRFSAEQLVAPLVKITRRLHQDDLLTAAGVTGWEKRFGPIAADAAVVVETGWSSRWPDAAAYLARDAGGTMHFPGISLEAMQLLVVERGVRIVGIDTPGVDGGASADFAAGTLLAHHGGLHLENLARLAQAPPTGAWLIIGALAITGGSGAPARLLALTPRA, encoded by the coding sequence ATGAGATCGGTCTTTCCTTTCCGGATTCTTGATCTTTCCCATCCCTTTGCAGCGGATATGCCGGTCTGGCCGGGGGATCCCCCCGTTTGGATCACCCCAACCGCAGGATATGAACGGGAGGGTTATCTCCTGAATGCCCTCTCTTGCGGTGAGCACAGTGGCACCCATTGCGGAGCACCTTGCCATTTTGTCACCGGCGGCACCAGCATGGACCGCTTCTCCGCGGAACAGCTTGTGGCTCCCCTGGTCAAGATCACCCGCCGGCTGCATCAGGACGATCTACTCACCGCTGCGGGCGTGACCGGTTGGGAAAAACGCTTCGGTCCGATCGCTGCTGATGCCGCAGTGGTGGTGGAGACCGGCTGGAGCAGCCGCTGGCCTGACGCGGCAGCTTATTTGGCCCGCGATGCCGGTGGCACCATGCACTTTCCGGGGATCAGTCTGGAGGCGATGCAGTTGCTGGTAGTGGAGCGCGGTGTGCGCATTGTGGGAATCGATACTCCCGGAGTGGATGGCGGTGCTTCGGCTGATTTTGCCGCCGGCACCCTCCTGGCGCACCATGGAGGCCTGCACCTGGAGAATCTGGCCCGCCTGGCGCAGGCGCCGCCAACGGGCGCCTGGCTGATCATCGGTGCCTTGGCCATCACAGGCGGCAGCGGCGCACCGGCAAGGCTGCTGGCCCTGACACCGCGGGCCTGA
- a CDS encoding AI-2E family transporter, with protein MISFRDPSTRKMLLLLFVLVLIIILLAMGGVAQMMIIAILLAYILDPLVVRMEAHGISRTAAAGIILLTITLLLIISLLTFVPALKAQLIAMGSGESSAKTDLALAKLQEVVRAKMGWLGYGDIDLKVKLAEFKASFGKKIIDFLVKDVVEIVLALVTIPFLMFFFIKDARSWKKGLIRMVPNRYFEFSLDLIHKMDQQLGNYLRGQFIDAVSIGTLATIGLGALSVPYFFLLGPFSGLANLIPYVGPFAGGIPSIIIAIMENGDLSAGGHVALLFLGLKLADDLCIQPLSVSSSVHLHPALVLVTCIIGGNLFGLIGMLLSVPVTGFVKVVVTESLQTLKAYRFS; from the coding sequence ATGATCTCCTTCCGCGACCCCAGTACCCGCAAGATGCTGCTGCTCCTGTTTGTGCTGGTGCTGATCATCATCCTGCTCGCCATGGGCGGCGTCGCCCAGATGATGATCATCGCCATTCTACTCGCCTACATCCTCGATCCGCTGGTAGTGCGCATGGAAGCGCACGGCATCTCACGCACCGCTGCGGCGGGGATCATCCTGCTGACCATCACCCTGCTGCTCATCATCAGTCTGCTCACCTTCGTGCCAGCCCTCAAGGCCCAGCTGATCGCGATGGGCAGCGGCGAGAGTTCAGCCAAGACCGATCTTGCCCTCGCCAAGCTGCAGGAGGTGGTGCGAGCCAAGATGGGCTGGCTCGGATATGGCGATATCGACCTCAAGGTCAAACTGGCGGAATTCAAGGCCTCTTTCGGCAAGAAGATCATCGACTTCCTCGTCAAGGATGTGGTCGAGATCGTTCTCGCCCTGGTCACCATCCCCTTTCTCATGTTCTTTTTTATCAAGGATGCGCGCAGCTGGAAGAAAGGACTGATCCGGATGGTCCCCAACCGCTATTTCGAGTTCAGTCTCGATCTCATCCACAAGATGGACCAGCAACTTGGCAACTATTTACGCGGCCAGTTCATCGATGCGGTTTCGATCGGCACGCTCGCAACGATCGGCCTGGGTGCCCTGAGCGTGCCCTATTTCTTTCTACTCGGGCCGTTCTCCGGCCTGGCCAATCTCATCCCCTACGTCGGCCCGTTTGCCGGCGGCATTCCGTCGATCATCATCGCCATCATGGAGAACGGCGATCTCTCGGCCGGGGGGCACGTTGCGCTGCTCTTTCTCGGCCTCAAGCTGGCCGATGATCTTTGTATCCAGCCGCTCTCGGTCTCGAGCAGCGTTCACCTCCATCCGGCGCTGGTCCTGGTCACCTGCATCATCGGCGGCAACCTCTTCGGCCTCATCGGCATGCTGCTTTCGGTCCCCGTCACCGGCTTTGTCAAGGTGGTGGTCACCGAGAGTCTCCAGACCCTCAAGGCGTACCGATTTTCCTGA